One segment of Triticum aestivum cultivar Chinese Spring chromosome 2A, IWGSC CS RefSeq v2.1, whole genome shotgun sequence DNA contains the following:
- the LOC123188606 gene encoding peptidyl-prolyl cis-trans isomerase CYP63, which yields MPKFKKNLNPQVFLEISIDGRPAERITFQLFADVVPKTAENFRALCTGEKGLGESTKKPLYFKGTHIHRIIPGFMAQAGDFSGGDGRGGESIYGGKFPDENFKLKHDQPGILSMANSGENTNGSQFFITFKAVPHLDGKHVVFGKVLNGKALLKKLEALGSESGKPTCPVKIVDCGEASNIDTQNQLHGEKEKKLKRAVEYNNSDAGGRVKTKKTSSVDKRRKRRKNYSSDSYSSETSDSQSYSSDSGSESQSYSSASSDTSSSSDHRHKRRKGSKKVKRKPAKRKSSHKKSKSKSRGTKRSKRSYGSSSDASKSSSTSSDNESAGRRTKHPLKKDEENTKIINLEIGKSLEYADKGKQTVAGSKPLYKDESWADDRVGTQNSEDRSSKFRDDTNPIRADTTLSKADGNITAVAAGAGISEAGAERNPLSNKPVPTNGQDLAMGSTEDGRVRKGRGFTQKYSFARRYRTPSPECSHVRSSYYGGRNDRWNNFNRYGRNGLYGARSPVRRYQGSPRASSSLRYTRRDRSRSRSRSPVRCRDGGGRHRRPSPRRSHSPAEQHKRDAAYRPRSGRGGGGGPSAANGGRSRSRSKNRDASRSRSPNAAPAKRLSSKYNRRRSSSSRSSSPSCSKGGLVSY from the exons ATGCCCAAGTTCAAGAAGAATCTGAACCCTCAGGTCTTCTTGGAAATATCCATCGATGGGCGACCTGCCGAGAGAATCACGTTTCAG CTCTTTGCTGATGTAGTTCCGAAGACGGCAGAGAACTTCCGAGCGCTTTGTACTG GTGAGAAAGGCCTCGGAGAATCTACGAAGAAGCCACTTTATTTTAAAGGAACACACATCCATCGCATTATCCCAGGATTTATGGCTCAG GCTGGTGATTTTTCCGGAGGAGATG GACGTGGTGGAGAGAGCATATATGGTGGAAAATTTCCAG ATGAAAACTTCAAGTTAAAGCATGATCAACCTGGTATTCTTTCCATGGCAAACTCTGGAGAAAACACCAATGGATCCCAATTTTTTATAACATTCAAGGCTGTGCCACATCTTGATGG CAAACATGTGGTCTTTGGGAAGGTCCTTAATGGAAAAGCTTTGCTTAAGAAGCTTGAAGCACTGGGTTCTGAATCTGGAAAACCTACATGTCCAGTGAAAATTGTAGACTGTGGTGAAGCCTCTAACATAGATACTCAGAATCAGCTACATGGAGAGAAAG AAAAGAAGCTTAAAAGGGCAGTAGAATATAATAACTCCGATGCTGGAGGGAGGGTCAAAACCAAAAAAACATCCAGCGTGGATAAACGAAGGAAAAGAAGAAAGAACTACTCTTCTGATTCATATAGCTCAGAAACTTCTGACTCGCAGTCCTATTCCTCAGATAGTGGTTCGGAGTCACAATCATACTCTTCAGCATCATCCGATACTAGCTCATCTAGTGACCATAGGCACAAGAGAAGAAAAGGTTCTAAGAAAGTGAAACGAAAGCCTGCAAAGAGGAAGAGCAGCCATAAGAAGAGTAAGAGCAAGAGTAGAGGAACAAAAAGATCCAAGCG GAGCTATGGGAGCTCAAGTGATGCTTCAAAAAGCTCGAGCACCAGTTCTGACAATGAAAGTGCAGGCCGCCGTACCAAGCATCCATTGAAGAAAG ACGAAGAAAATACCAAAATAATAAATTTGGAGATAGGAAAATCCTTGGAATATGCAGATAAAGGCAAACAAACGGTTGCGGGAAGTAAACCGTTATACAAAGATGAAAGTTGGGCTGATGACAGGGTCGGGACTCAAAATTCCGAAGATAGATCTAGTAAATTCAG GGATGATACCAACCCCATCAGGGCTGATACAACTCTGTCAAAGGCAGATGGCAACATCACTGCTGTTGCTGCAGGGGCTGGCATATCTGAAGCTGGTGCAGAAAGGAACCCCTTGAGCAATAAACCAGTACCCACCAATGGCCAAGATTTAGCTATGGGCTCTACAGAGGATGGACGTGTCAGGAAAGGGCGTGGTTTTACGCAGAAGTACTCATTTGCACGTCGATACCGAACACCGTCTCCAGAGTGTTCACATGTTCGTTCTAGCTACTATGGAGGAAGAAATGATAGATGGAATAACTTCAATAG GTATGGAAGAAATGGTCTTTATGGTGCACGATCGCCGGTGAGGAGATACCAAGGTTCCCCAAGAGCTAGTAGCTCACTGAG GTACACAAGGAGAGACCGAAGCAGGAGCAGGTCACGCAGTCCAGTGAGATGCCGTGACGGTGGAGGAAGACATCGCCGCCCTAGCCCAAGACGCAGCCATAGCCCCGCAGAACAACATAAACGTGATGCGGCCTACAGGCCTCGATCaggtcgtggtggtggtggtggccccTCTGCTGCTAATGGAGGAAGATCAAGATCCAGGTCCAAGAACCGTGATGCCTCGAGGTCCAGGTCTCCTAATGCTGCCCCAGCCAAAAGGTTGAGCTCAAAGTATAACCGCAGGCGCAGCAGCAGCTCAAGATCCAGTAGCCCCTCCTGTAGTAAAGGTGGTTTGGTGTCATACTGA